The Pseudanabaena galeata CCNP1313 genome includes a region encoding these proteins:
- a CDS encoding DNA cytosine methyltransferase, with product MNVVSLFSGCGGLDLGFYRAGFNIILANEYDKSIWETYEFNHPNTNLDKRDIRNIKSSEIPDCIGIIGGPPCQSWSEAGAGRGINDSRGQLFYEYIRIVQDKQPLFFVAENVSGILSERHSQAFANILAMFKEAGYEVAYKLLNAVNFNVPQDRKRVIIIGYRQDIGGVFDFPKGEDKILTLKDTIYDLSLVEAIPNKNSSSIAPIIPNHEYLDSSFSSIYMSRNRVRNWCEPSFTIQAGGRHAPIHPQANKMIFVEKDKRIFDPNSFKPYRRLSVRECARIQTFPDEFVFKYRNINDGYKMVGNAVPINFAEAIASKIILDIQDYQSIGICHRLRQLKYPEQITLFSPTLV from the coding sequence ATGAATGTAGTTTCTCTTTTTTCAGGATGTGGTGGATTAGATCTTGGTTTCTATAGAGCAGGATTTAATATTATTCTTGCTAATGAATATGACAAATCAATCTGGGAAACTTATGAGTTTAATCATCCCAATACTAATCTAGATAAAAGAGATATTAGAAATATTAAATCTTCGGAAATACCAGATTGCATTGGAATTATTGGTGGTCCACCTTGTCAGAGTTGGAGTGAGGCAGGTGCAGGAAGAGGAATTAATGACTCAAGAGGGCAACTTTTTTATGAATATATAAGAATTGTTCAGGATAAACAACCACTTTTTTTTGTTGCTGAAAATGTAAGCGGTATTCTTTCTGAGCGTCATAGTCAAGCATTTGCCAATATTTTAGCGATGTTTAAAGAAGCTGGCTATGAAGTAGCTTATAAGCTTCTAAATGCGGTCAATTTTAATGTGCCTCAAGATCGAAAAAGAGTAATTATTATTGGATATCGGCAGGACATTGGCGGTGTTTTTGATTTTCCTAAGGGTGAAGATAAAATACTGACACTTAAAGATACGATCTATGATTTAAGCTTAGTAGAAGCTATTCCTAATAAAAATTCAAGCTCAATAGCTCCTATTATACCCAATCATGAATACTTGGATAGCAGCTTTTCTAGCATTTATATGTCAAGAAATCGGGTGCGGAATTGGTGTGAACCATCCTTCACAATTCAAGCAGGTGGAAGACATGCACCGATACATCCTCAGGCGAACAAAATGATATTTGTGGAGAAAGATAAAAGAATATTTGACCCAAATTCATTTAAGCCTTATCGCAGATTATCTGTTAGGGAATGTGCTAGAATTCAAACTTTTCCTGATGAATTTGTTTTTAAATATCGCAATATTAATGATGGATATAAGATGGTTGGAAATGCCGTTCCAATAAATTTTGCTGAGGCGATCGCTAGCAAAATTATCTTAGATATTCAAGATTATCAATCTATTGGTATTTGTCATCGTTTGCGCCAGTTGAAATATCCTGAACAAATAACATTGTTTAGTCCAACTCTTGTTTAA